One Archangium violaceum genomic window, AGGCCGTCAATCCCTCCACCACGTTGCGCAACCAGCTGCTGTTCGAGCTGGGTGTGTCGTTCTTCTTCCCCTCCGCCAACCCCGAGTCATGAAACGTCTGCTCCGGCCCCTCTGTCTCGCCACCCTCGGGCTCTCGTTGGCGTGGGCGACGCCCTCGCCCGCTCAGAGCTTCGAGGGTCTGGATATCTCCCAGCCCAAGAAGAAGAAGAAGAAGCCCACGCGCAAGTCGTCGCGCGGCAAGAAGCCCACGGCCGCCCAGTCCTCCGAGGACGAGTCCGACTCGGACTCCTCGGAATCCAGCGCCGCGGGTGACGCGTCCTCCGTCGCCGCTCCCGCCGACTCGGGCGCGGCGGCTGGCACTGCGTCCACGCCTGTGCCCGCTGCCGCGGAGGCTCCGGCCTCGTCCCCTCCGTCCATGGGGTTGGATCTGACGGCGGACGTTCCGCCCCCGGCCGCGCCCACCATGTCCTTCGACGCGGTGGACGTGTCCGGCAAGAGCGGTGATCGCCAGCGCCTGGACGTCGCCATCTCCCTCTTCAAGAACGAGGAGTACGAGAAGGCGGCGATGAGCTCCTTCGAGATGCTCCAGGACTCCAAGCTCGCCGGCCTCCACCTGGAGGCGCGCTACGTGCTGGCCAAGGCCCTCTACCGCATGGGGCTCTACCACTCGTCGCTGGGTGAGTTCTCGAAGATCCTCGCCGTGGGTCCGGAGACGAAGTTCTTCCGCACCAGCCTGGAGTGGCTCTTCTTCATCAGCCGCAAGACGAAGAACGAGACCGTCATCCTGGATGAGATCGCCCGCTACGCGAACCAGGAGTTCCCCGAGCGCTTCCGCAGCGAGTTCCATTACCTGCTGGCCCGCTACCACTTCGTGCGTGGCAAGGCGTTGGATCAGGTGGGCCGCTCGGAGGACGCGGACAAGAGCTTCAACGAGGTGAAGCGGCTGGCGCTGCTCATCCCGAAGACGGACGTGTTCTACCCCCGGGCCAAGTACCTCGAGGGTCTGTCCTTCTTCCGCTTCGGCAACCGGGCGAAGAGCGCCGCCGAGAAGCGCACGGACATCAACACCGTGGGCGCCATCGAGGCCATGAAGGAGATCATCCGCGTCACCCGCTCCAACGCGGGCCTGGACACCGAGCAGATCTCCGCGAACCAGAAGCTGCGCGAGCTGGCCTTCATGCAGCTGGCGCGCACCCACTACGGCATGCAGCAGAACCGCTACGCGCTCTTCTATTTCAACAAGGTGGAGCGCGGCACGTCTCAGTGGCTGGAGTCCATGTTCGAGGCCAGCTGGGCCAACTACCGCGTGGGCCAGTACGAGCAGGCGCTCGGCAACCTCATCACCCTGTCCTCGCCCTTCTTCCGGGAGGAGTACTTCCCCGAGGCGATGATCCTCAAGGCCGTCATCTATTACGAGAACTGCCGCTACCGCGAGTCCAGCCTCATCCTCCAGGACTTCGAGCGCACCTACCTGCCCGTTCATGATCAGCTCGAGCTGATTACGAGGAAGCAGATGGAGGCCAGCGAGTACTACGGCGTGCTCTCCGACGTGCAGAAGAAGAACAAGGAGGGCCTGGAGAAGAGCGAGACGGACGTCATCCTCGAGCGCATCCTCCGGCTGGCCCTCACGGACCAGGATCTGAAGAAGACGAACGAGTCCATCCTCGAGCTGGAGGGCGAGATGGACGCCTTCGGCGAGAAGGGTGACACCTTCCGTTACTCCGAGCTGTCCAAGCAGCTGCTCGAGGGCCTCAAGGTGCAGCGCACCAGCCTCATCGAGAAGGCCGGCATCATGGCCAAGGGCAAGCTGGAGACGGAACTGGTGGGCCTCAAGCAGCTCCTGGCGAACGGCCTGCGCATCAAGTTCGAGACCGTCTCCAAGGAGAAGGAGTTCCTCGAGGAGCAGCTCAAGGCCGGCGGCCAGGTCTCCATCGTGAAGAAGTACCGGTACTCGGTCGCCGTGGCGGACGACCAGCTCTACTGGCCGTACGAGGGCGAGTACTGGCGCGATGAGCTGGGCACCTACCAGTACACGCTCACCAAGGGCTGCATTCAGCGCGACACGGCCAACCGGACCATCCAGGCCAGCGAGTCCAACTGAGCCCGGGCCCCAGGTGGCTCCCTCCTCGTGGGGGGAGCCTCCCGGCACGCCCTTGTCGGGGGCTGGATCCCAGAGGATCCGGCCCCCTCTCGTTTTTCCCAACCGTGTAGGATGCTGCCTTCATGGCCACCAAGCTCGTCACCATTGCGTTCGACGTGATGGGGAGCGATCACGGCCCCGCGGAAGTCGTCAGGGGGGCCGCGCAGCTCTCGTTGGAGTCTCCTCACATCCACGTGTTGCTGGTGGGGGATAGAGCCCTCATCGACGACGCGCTCGCCGAGACGCGGCACAACGGCGAGCGCATCTCGGTGCAGCATGCCTCCGAGTTCGTCGCCATGGACGAGAAGCCGGCCGAGGCGTTGGCGCGCAAGCACGACGCGTCCGTGTCGGTGGCGGCGCGGCTCGTGGCCGAGGGCGAGGCGGATGCGCTCGTGTCCGCCGGTAACACGGGCGCGGGCGTGCTGTCCTGCGCCCGGCACTTCCAGCTGCTGCCGGGCGTGCGGCGCGCGGCGCTCGCGGCGGTGTACCCCACGCGGGCCCGTCACGGCGACAAGGCGGACCCGTTCTCGCTCATCCTCGACGTGGGCGCCACGGTGGAGGCCACCGCGGAGGACCTGGTGACGTTCGCGGTGATGGGGGCGGCCTACGCGCGCATCATCTCGCGCAACGAGAACCCCAAGGTGGCGCTGCTGTCCAACGGCACCGAGTCCACCAAGGGCCCGCGTCACGTGGTGGAGGCGCACTCGAGGCTCGCGGCGCTCTCCGGGCTGCAGTTCATCGGGAACGTGGAGGGCGTGGACATCCCCAAGGGCACGGCGGACGTGGTGGTGACGGACGGCTTCGTCGGTAACGTCTGTCTGAAGATGCTGGAAGGCGTGCACGAGACGGTGGTGGAGCTGGCCCAGTACGCGTACAAGGAGAGCCTGCGCTGGCGGGCCGGACTGGCCATGCTGTCCGGTGGCATCCAGCGCATCAAGGACATCACCGATTGGGAGCAGTACGGGGGTGCACCGGTGCTCGGGTTCGATCGGATCTTCATCAAGGCCCATGGCCGTTCGAAGGCACAAGCCATCGCCAACGCCGGCAAGGTGGCCGCCAAGGCGGTGGCCCATGAGCTCGGCACGGCCATCCAGCAGGGTCTGGCGCGGTGAGCCTTCCGGATCGCATCGACCCCAGGCCCCCGCGCCGCATCTACCGCTGGGACCTGGACAAGACGTACCTGCAGACGGAGTTCGACTCGCTGCGGGATCTGCTGCGCACGGCCTTCCAGAAGGCCCACGAGAAGCAGGCCGTGCCGGGGGCATCCGCGCTCATCCGCGAGTTGGCGGAGAACGGGGACTCGCGCCTGTGCATCGTCTCCGGAAGCCCCAAGCAGATGCGCTCGGTGCTGGAGGAGAAGCTCAAGCTGGACGGCGTGGTGTGGGACGAGTTCGTCCTCAAGGACAACGTGGGCAACCTGATGCGCGGGCGCTTCCGCGCCCTGCGCGGGCAGGTCGGCTACAAGCTGCCCGCCATCCTGGAGAGCCGCGCCAACGCGCCCGTGGAGGCCGAGGAGGTTCTCTTCGGGGATGACGCCGAGGCGGACGCCTTCATCTACTCGCTCTTCGCGGACATGGTCGCCGGGCGCGTGGACGAGCGGGTGCTCACGCAGATCCTCGAGGCGGCGGCGGTGTACCCGGACGAGGCCGAGCGGGTGCTCGCCGCGTGGAAGAAGATTCCCGTGTCGGATCCGGTGCGGCGCATCTTCATCCACCTGGATCGGCTGACGCCGCCGGCGCACTTCGCCAACTACGGCCCGCGCGTGGTGCCCATCTTCAACTACTTCCAGGCCGCGCTGGTGCTGCTCGCAGATGGCCACCTGACGGCCCCGCAGGTCATCAAGATCGCGGTGGAGATGGTGCAGACGGCGGGACACAACATCATCACGCTGTCCAACTCGTTCCAGGACCTGCTGCGCCGGGGCCTGCCGCTGCAGCAGGCGGCGGCGGCGCTGGTGCAGGCGCTGGAGGGGCCCAACGCGCTCATGCAGGCGCTGCGGCCGATGCCGGACATCATCTCGGCGTTCACCAAGCGGCTCGCCGCGCTGGGGACTCCGCCGCCTCCGCCGCCGGTGCAGGCGGTGGACTACCTGGAGCTCATCCACCACGCGCTTCCGCGGACGCACAAGGCGCGGAAGACGCAGTAGGCCCTGGCGCCTCGTGCGCGGGAGACACGGGAATGAAGGCCATCGTCACGGGTGCGAACGGGACTGTCGGCTCCCGGTTGTGCGAGCACCTGCGGAGCCTCGGTGTCGAGGTGGTCCGCTGGGAGCGCGACCGGGTCCCGGTGGATGACTATTGGGCGATGGAGGGCTTCGTGCGCTCGGTGGCGCCGGACGTGCTCTTCCACCTGGCGACGGCCTCCCGGCCCACGGGCCGGCCCAACGAGTCGTGGCTCGTCAACTACGAGTGGACGAGCGAGCTCGCGTGGATCACCCGGCAGTTGGGCGTACGCTTCGTGTTCTCCAGCACGGCGATGGTGTTCTCGGACCAGGCGCGCGGGCCCTTCACGGTGGACTCGGTGCCGGAGGCGCCCGAGGGCTACGGGTACGAGAAGCGGCGCGCCGAGGAGCGGGTCTTCCAGCAGAACCCCGAGGCGCGCGTGGCGCGACTGGGATGGCAGATCGACGACCAGCCCTCGGGCAACAACATGCTGGCCGCGCTCGAGACGCAGATGCGCGAGCGGGGCCGGGTGGAGGCGAGCACGCGGTGGTTTCCCGCCTGCTCCTTCCTGGATGACACCGTGCGGGCGCTGCTGGCTCTCGCGTGGGCGGAGCCGGGGCTCTACCTGCTCGACGCGAACGAGCGGTGGACGTACTACGAGATCGTCCGCGCGCTGAACGAGCGGCACGGTGGCCGGTGGCAGGTGGAGCCCACCGAGCACTTCGTGTTCGACCAGCGCATGATGGACGACCGGGTGGTGCTGCCCTCGCTCAAGGCCCGGCTTCCGGGCCTGGGTTGATGGACGGCCCTTCGCTCGGGGCCTCTCATCCAGCGAGGAACCGTTGGCCCATGTTCCTCTTGTATGGGTAATAAATTCCATCATGACCGTTATTTCGGCTCAGTCCAGGAATCCTTGGCTTGATGAGTGATACCGGTCATGACATCTACTCGTCACGGTGGATGTGTGTCTTGAGCAGGGAACTGGAGCCCCCCCATCAAGTATGTCTTTTCTCGTCGTGACGTGACGACGAGAAAGGGTGGGGACATGTCAATCCATGCCGTAATTTTCGACCGCGACGGTGTGCTGACGTATTTTGATTTCGCGCCGGCGTTGGAACTCTTTCGTGACTTGCCTCGGATTCCATTCGAGGCGGTGCGCCAGCACTGGTTCTCGTGGTGCCGCGTTACCGGAACCCCGCGCACCGTGGAGGCCGAGCGCCAGTTCCTCGCGGGCTTCTGGGATGAGCTCTGTGACGAGTGGTCCCTGGATGCGGGGGTGCGCGAGCGGTTCCACCGGTTCGATTACACGCGGACGATCCGTGCCTTCTCGGACGCCCGACCCACGCTGCTCGCCGTGCGCGAGCGGGGCCTCCGGGTCGGGGTCCTCTCCAATTTCCCCATGGCCAGCATCGAGGCATCACTGACGGCCGCGGGGCTGGGCGACCTGGTCGACGTGACGTGTGCGGCGCCCGTCATCGGGGCGTCCAAGCCGGAACCCGCGGCCTACCTCCATGCCCTGGCGGCCCTGGGCGTCTCCGCGGACGAGTGCCTGCTGGTCGATGACGAGGAGGCCTGTGTCGAGGGCGCGCGGGCCGTGGGCATCCGCGCGTTCCTCCTGGATCGCGCGGCATCTGGTCGCGGAGGAGGAGCGGCCACGCTTGGCGGCCTGGAAGCGCTCTCCCCGATGCTGGACATGCGCCTTCATGAGGGGACGCCATGATTCACGAGGCCGTTGTCCCCCCTTCCTCCGGGCAGCCCGTCCTCTTCCCGGGGAAGTTCCAGGGCATCTTCTCGCGGGTGCGCTCGCGTTATGCCCCGCTGTTGGAGGAGGCCCGGGCGACCCTGCGCGCCCTGCCGGTCCCGTCCGCGGTCCGCGAGTTCTACACCTACGGAGTCCTGGAGCATGCGCAGCCATCGTTCATGCTGCTGCCGTTGATGTACCTCATCATGGCGGAGCACGCGGGTGGCATCACTCCCCGGCATCGCCGCTACCTGCCGTGGTACATGCTCGCGATGGAGCTGGTGGCCGTCCTCGATGACACCGTGGATCACACACCCTTCCGCTCGGGCCGGATGACGTACCCCCGGCGGTTCGGCGAGTCCTCCGCGGCCTCCTTCTCCGGCTTCCTGATGAGCACCCTCTTCCGGAAGACCGCCGAGACGGAGCCGGTGCTGCTGCCACTCGTGGCGGACCTGTTCGAGCAGCTCTGCGCGCTGCAGACCTGGGAAAACCACTCCCGCTATCCCGAGACCTCGCCGGAGGTGCTTGCCCGCTGGCTCCAGTACCACTACGACGCGGTGGCTCCCGCGATCGCGCAGGCGTTCAACGGGGCGCTGGCGCTCCATGGCCGCGAGCCCATTCCTCGCGAGGTGTGCACCCGTTTCGGGGACCTCATGCAGGACGTGGACGACATCGTGAACTTCCTGGAGAAGCGTGAGGCGGACGGGGAGAACGACGATTTGAAGATGGGGATCGTCACCCAGATGCTGCTGGCCACGGTCCGCGCGGACGGTTCGGCACGGGAGGCCCTGGAGGCGCTGTGGAGCCCCTATCGGGCGCTGCCCCTGGTCTCCCAGGAGGAGTTCTCGGTGGGCCTGGAGCACTGCCACCAGCGGACCCGGGCCGAGTACCAACGGATGGCGGAGTTGCTTCGGCGCCAGGGTCTGCCGGTCGCTCTGCGGAAGGTGCTCGCGGACGCGGAGGCTTGCGTCGAGGCCACTCCCGCTCCGCTGCGGCCGTGCATGCGTGACATGGTCCAGGCGTTCGTCAACCGACTGCACTTCTTCGGACTGCCGGGCCACATGCCCACGCCTCGCTTGGAATGAGGGCCCTTGAAGGGGGAGCGGACATGAAGCGTATCGAGGGACCTCTGACGGCCACGGTGCTCCTGGGTCTGGTCTCGGCGTGTGAATCGCCGTTCGAGTCCCTGGAGCTCTGCTCTGCTCGAGGCGATTCCACGGGGCGTGTCCACGTCTCGTGCTTTGCCCACCAGGACGATACCGGTCGCATCGACGAGTTCGTCTCCTTCTCACAAACTTCCGCTCGGGCGAGACCTCCCTGACGGAGAGCGCCACGTTGCGCCAGCTCCTCTCCGACAAGGACATGCAGTGGACGGCGGACTGGAGCTACGGCGAGGCGTTGCACTTCACCCGGTAGGCCGGGCTAGGGCGCCTCCTCCAACCCGACATTGCTGGAGGCCCGGTCGTACACGGCCATGTCGAGCAACCCTTCCTCCCTGGCCACCAGGACCGGTACCAGCATCTGGCCGGTGACATTGGTCAGGGTGCGCATCATGTCCAGGATGCGATCGATGGCGAGCAGGTAGCCCAGCCCCTCCAGGGGCAGCCCGGCGGAGCTGAGCACCACCGTGGCCATCACCACCGCCGTCCCCGGCACGCCCGCGGTGCCGAAGCTGCCGAGCACCGAGGCCAGCAGGATGATGAAGTACTGCGACGCCGACAGCTCCAGGCCGAAGTACTGCGCGACGAAGAGGGAGGCGAGGGCCGGGTAGATGGCGCCGCAGCCGTCCATCTTGATGCTGGCGCCCAGCGGCACCGCGAAGGCCGCGTAGTCGCGGTTCACCCCGAGGTTGTGCGTGACGCTGCGCAGGGCCACGGGCATGGACGCGAAGCTGGACGAGCTGACGAAGGCCACCTGCATCCCGGGCGCCGCGCCCCGGAAGAAGCGCAGCGGATTGAGCCCGTGCGCCAGCAGCAGGCCCCCGTAGACGAACACGAGGTGCAGCGCGCAGGCCACGTACAACGCGAGCACGAACCGGCCCAGCGGTAGCAGGCGCTCGAAGCCGTAGGTGCCCACCAGGGCGGCGATGAGCCCGAAGGTCCCGAGCGGGGTCAGCTCCAGCACGAAGCGGGTGACCTGGATCATCGCCTCGCTGGCCTCGCCCACCAGCGCGCGCAGCCTCGCCGTCTTCTCGCCCAGCTTGACCAGCGCGAAGCCCAGCAGGCCGGCGAAGAAGATGACCTGGAGGATCTTCCCCTCCGCCAAGGCGGCGAAGGGATTGGTCGGTACCACGCCCAGCAGCACCTGCACCGGCCCCGGTACCTCGCGCGGCTTGTAGCCCTCGGCCATGAAGAGCGTGCCCACGCCGAGCCCCGGGCGGAGCAGGGCGGCGGTGCCCAGTCCCACGCCCACCGCCAGCGCCGCGGTGACGGCGAACCACAGGAACGTCTTGCCGCCCAGCGCCGCCACGCTCTTCTGCCCGTGCAGCGCCGACACCGCATGGATGACCGCGAAGAACACCAGCGGCGTGGCGATCATCCGGATGAGGTTGACGTACAGCGTGCCCAGCGGCTGCAGCCAGGGCCCCGCCGCTTCGCCCATTCCCCAGCCTGCCAGCGCGCCGAGCACGAAACCGCCCAGCACGCGCTGCCAGAACGGAATGCGGAACCACCAGGACACCAGCTTCATGGGCGCTGTCTAAGGTCGCCCCCACCCGTTGTCAATGCGGGCTACTCGTGCGCGGGTGTCAATTGCTCACCGTGATGGAGACGGTGGGGCTGTAGGCGGAGTTGCCGGAGGAGTCGAAGGCGCGGGACTTGAGGGTGTAGGAGCCGTTGGCGCGGGTGGTGGTGTCCCAGGAGAGGGAGAAGGGGGAGGAGGAGTCGGAGCCCAGCAGGGTGGAGCCCAGGTAGAAATCGACCTTGGAGACGGTGCCCCGGTCGTCGGAGGCGGAGGCCTCGAGGAGGACGGTGCCGCCGAGGATGGAGCCGGCGGAGGGAGAAGTGATGGAGGTGGAGGGGGCCGTCAGGTCGTTGTCGAAGGTGACGTTGATGGGCTCGGAAAGGGCGGTGTTGCTGGAGGAGTCCACGGCCCTGGCGGTGAGGGTCCGAGAACCGTTGGGCTGGCCGCGGGTGTTGTAGCTGCAGGAATAGGGAGAGGTGGAGTCGGAGCAGATGACGGCGGTGCCGGCTAGGAACTCCACTCGGGACATGGCCCTGTCATCGGAGGCGGTGGCGGAGAAGGTGACGGTGCCGGTGAGGGTATCGCCCTCGAAGGGAGCGGTGAGGGAGACGGAGGGCGGGGTGAAGTCGTTGTCGGTGGTGACGGTGACGGCGGCCGAGGTGGTGCTGTTGCCCGCGGCGTCCAGGGCCCTGGCGGTGAGGGCGTGGGGACCGTTGGAGCTGGTGCGGCTGTTCCAGGAGTAGGAATAGGGAGAGGAGGAGTCGGAGCCCAGCAGGGAGGAGCCGTCGTAGAACTCCACCTTGGTGACGCCCAAGTCGTCGGAAGCGGTGGCGGAGAGGGTGATGGTGCCCTTGAGGGTGGCGCCGGCGGCTGGAGCGGTGAGGGCCACCGTGGGGGCGGTCCAGTCATTGTCGACGGTGACGTCCACGGGGGGGCTGGCGGAAGAGGAGAGCCCCACGGCGTCGAAGGCGATGACGGACAGGGAGTGGGTGCCGTTGGGAACGGTGCGGGTGTTCCAGGCGAAGGTGAAGGGCGGGGTGGCATCGGAGCCCAGCAGGGAGGTGCCGTTGTAGAAGTCGACGCGGGCCACGCCGAAGTTGTCGGAGGCGGAGGCCGAGAGGGTGACGGTGCCCTTGAGGGTGGCGCCGGCAGCCGGAGCGGTGAGGGAGGCGGTGGGCGGGGTGCCGTCCACGTCCGTCCCCACGGGGAACACCAGATCGTCGTGGTCATC contains:
- the gltC gene encoding adventurous gliding motility protein GltC, which produces MKRLLRPLCLATLGLSLAWATPSPAQSFEGLDISQPKKKKKKPTRKSSRGKKPTAAQSSEDESDSDSSESSAAGDASSVAAPADSGAAAGTASTPVPAAAEAPASSPPSMGLDLTADVPPPAAPTMSFDAVDVSGKSGDRQRLDVAISLFKNEEYEKAAMSSFEMLQDSKLAGLHLEARYVLAKALYRMGLYHSSLGEFSKILAVGPETKFFRTSLEWLFFISRKTKNETVILDEIARYANQEFPERFRSEFHYLLARYHFVRGKALDQVGRSEDADKSFNEVKRLALLIPKTDVFYPRAKYLEGLSFFRFGNRAKSAAEKRTDINTVGAIEAMKEIIRVTRSNAGLDTEQISANQKLRELAFMQLARTHYGMQQNRYALFYFNKVERGTSQWLESMFEASWANYRVGQYEQALGNLITLSSPFFREEYFPEAMILKAVIYYENCRYRESSLILQDFERTYLPVHDQLELITRKQMEASEYYGVLSDVQKKNKEGLEKSETDVILERILRLALTDQDLKKTNESILELEGEMDAFGEKGDTFRYSELSKQLLEGLKVQRTSLIEKAGIMAKGKLETELVGLKQLLANGLRIKFETVSKEKEFLEEQLKAGGQVSIVKKYRYSVAVADDQLYWPYEGEYWRDELGTYQYTLTKGCIQRDTANRTIQASESN
- the plsX gene encoding phosphate acyltransferase PlsX, producing the protein MATKLVTIAFDVMGSDHGPAEVVRGAAQLSLESPHIHVLLVGDRALIDDALAETRHNGERISVQHASEFVAMDEKPAEALARKHDASVSVAARLVAEGEADALVSAGNTGAGVLSCARHFQLLPGVRRAALAAVYPTRARHGDKADPFSLILDVGATVEATAEDLVTFAVMGAAYARIISRNENPKVALLSNGTESTKGPRHVVEAHSRLAALSGLQFIGNVEGVDIPKGTADVVVTDGFVGNVCLKMLEGVHETVVELAQYAYKESLRWRAGLAMLSGGIQRIKDITDWEQYGGAPVLGFDRIFIKAHGRSKAQAIANAGKVAAKAVAHELGTAIQQGLAR
- a CDS encoding phosphatase domain-containing protein gives rise to the protein MSLPDRIDPRPPRRIYRWDLDKTYLQTEFDSLRDLLRTAFQKAHEKQAVPGASALIRELAENGDSRLCIVSGSPKQMRSVLEEKLKLDGVVWDEFVLKDNVGNLMRGRFRALRGQVGYKLPAILESRANAPVEAEEVLFGDDAEADAFIYSLFADMVAGRVDERVLTQILEAAAVYPDEAERVLAAWKKIPVSDPVRRIFIHLDRLTPPAHFANYGPRVVPIFNYFQAALVLLADGHLTAPQVIKIAVEMVQTAGHNIITLSNSFQDLLRRGLPLQQAAAALVQALEGPNALMQALRPMPDIISAFTKRLAALGTPPPPPPVQAVDYLELIHHALPRTHKARKTQ
- a CDS encoding sugar nucleotide-binding protein — translated: MKAIVTGANGTVGSRLCEHLRSLGVEVVRWERDRVPVDDYWAMEGFVRSVAPDVLFHLATASRPTGRPNESWLVNYEWTSELAWITRQLGVRFVFSSTAMVFSDQARGPFTVDSVPEAPEGYGYEKRRAEERVFQQNPEARVARLGWQIDDQPSGNNMLAALETQMRERGRVEASTRWFPACSFLDDTVRALLALAWAEPGLYLLDANERWTYYEIVRALNERHGGRWQVEPTEHFVFDQRMMDDRVVLPSLKARLPGLG
- a CDS encoding HAD family hydrolase — protein: MSIHAVIFDRDGVLTYFDFAPALELFRDLPRIPFEAVRQHWFSWCRVTGTPRTVEAERQFLAGFWDELCDEWSLDAGVRERFHRFDYTRTIRAFSDARPTLLAVRERGLRVGVLSNFPMASIEASLTAAGLGDLVDVTCAAPVIGASKPEPAAYLHALAALGVSADECLLVDDEEACVEGARAVGIRAFLLDRAASGRGGGAATLGGLEALSPMLDMRLHEGTP
- a CDS encoding polyprenyl synthetase family protein, translated to MIHEAVVPPSSGQPVLFPGKFQGIFSRVRSRYAPLLEEARATLRALPVPSAVREFYTYGVLEHAQPSFMLLPLMYLIMAEHAGGITPRHRRYLPWYMLAMELVAVLDDTVDHTPFRSGRMTYPRRFGESSAASFSGFLMSTLFRKTAETEPVLLPLVADLFEQLCALQTWENHSRYPETSPEVLARWLQYHYDAVAPAIAQAFNGALALHGREPIPREVCTRFGDLMQDVDDIVNFLEKREADGENDDLKMGIVTQMLLATVRADGSAREALEALWSPYRALPLVSQEEFSVGLEHCHQRTRAEYQRMAELLRRQGLPVALRKVLADAEACVEATPAPLRPCMRDMVQAFVNRLHFFGLPGHMPTPRLE
- a CDS encoding dicarboxylate/amino acid:cation symporter, translated to MKLVSWWFRIPFWQRVLGGFVLGALAGWGMGEAAGPWLQPLGTLYVNLIRMIATPLVFFAVIHAVSALHGQKSVAALGGKTFLWFAVTAALAVGVGLGTAALLRPGLGVGTLFMAEGYKPREVPGPVQVLLGVVPTNPFAALAEGKILQVIFFAGLLGFALVKLGEKTARLRALVGEASEAMIQVTRFVLELTPLGTFGLIAALVGTYGFERLLPLGRFVLALYVACALHLVFVYGGLLLAHGLNPLRFFRGAAPGMQVAFVSSSSFASMPVALRSVTHNLGVNRDYAAFAVPLGASIKMDGCGAIYPALASLFVAQYFGLELSASQYFIILLASVLGSFGTAGVPGTAVVMATVVLSSAGLPLEGLGYLLAIDRILDMMRTLTNVTGQMLVPVLVAREEGLLDMAVYDRASSNVGLEEAP